The Setaria viridis chromosome 2, Setaria_viridis_v4.0, whole genome shotgun sequence DNA window AGTGTAGTTTACTTTATCTAGATGTGATATTCCTATCTACCAAGTGAGCATTACAACAAGAGATTTGGCAGAATTGATCAATTGTTTGAGGAAATAATGAAGGTTTCAAATCAACTATCTGATTGGGAAGAACTGAAGGAACAATTGCCGGAAAACAAAATCATTTAGAAAACCTCAGTTAACAAaatcctattttttttctcgagaAAAAATGAGGGATGTTGTGGTGAAAAACAAATCTGAAGACTTCAGAAAATTAGCAAAGTAACTGTCTGATGTGGATGAATCCATTTTCTTTACCTAATGAAATGTTTCTAGGTCGAACACTTCAAATAATCTGAAAAAGACACATTCTTCATGACAAAGATCTCACCAGATCTTTTTCCTATAATGAGGAAACATGCTGAGTTTAACCTGCCCTACACTACAGCTAATATTTTTCTGAAAACTTTTTGAAACTTGCATATCTGGTTTCATATTAAGCTTCTATCATGAACCTCTAGTTAGCAGGATCTTAAGATACAGCAGAAGAGTGACAAAAGCATAAGAGTGATAAGGTCTCGGAGTTACCGAAAATTGATTGGCCATCACAGGTGACATTTCACAATAACCAGGAGTTATCTGCCAATGCTTGAATTCTCCCCTAAAGCCTCTTGAAATGCTGCCAGTCCTGCAAAGGAAAGGATTGGATGTACACAGTAAATGTTTGTGAAAACAGAAAGACAGAAAGGCTGGTTGTAAAACTAATAATCACACACCCCATCCCACCAAGAGGTACTCCTTGTGATGCTGAGGGTTTGTTGCTCTCTCTAGTGAAGGGGTCGATTGGTGCTTTCTGCCAATTTGTAAGTTGTCAAGCTAAAAGTGAACCATCAGAACAGAAGAACAATTAACTCAAGGTACATTTGGATGTATGAAATGTGACAGTATATTACCCTCCCGTGAGAAGCTTCTTCCCGAATATATGACCAAAGTCGGAGACCAAGTTTCATCTAATAGTCAGGGAAAAACAGTTAATTTATAATGCTGATTCTTCATGTTTCACATCAAGACTTCAGCAGATGATACAGAGAAGGCAGGTACAACTTCCATGAACAAGGAAATCTGAaagctgcattttttttttccataccATTCTAATTGCTTCTCTGAATGTAACATTGAACTCTTTCAATCTATTAGCATGACTACTTAGTTTCCTTCTCCATGCATGCTCTGGTGGTGAACCATCATCGAAGTCAAGCTGAGTGTTGCCAAAAAAAATGATTAATAAGGGGGGGAACTAGTCACAACAGAATTCCATACCATACCCTGGACTACTCACAACTTTTTACCTACAGCTTAACCAAATCAAATGGGAAAAGTTCTTGACAAGCTTGTGATGCTTTGGTGAAATACAGATGATAGCAATTTGCAGTTTTTATGTTCAGTAAAGCCAACGAAATTCTTAATACAGCTACAAACACTGGAGCAAAATGCAGCCTTTTGATCTGCAGAAATCAGTAAAACAAGCATATGGATCGAACACAATTTTGGAAATACTTTCTAGAAAAGGCCATAAAAGGTGGCCCTGAAAACACTATCTCCATAAGCAGCAAGATAACAGAATAAGGTATCAGATAATAGACTAGCTCACTAGAATCAACATTACCCATCAAATCCTCTATGTCAATCAAATTTAGTAACAAGGCAGGTGTTACATTTTGGCCACTTTCCCTGGATAGGTGAAGCAATATCTCCAGCCAAGAACGGTTGCAGGATTAAttaaaggaagaagaggagggagaagggtctTACCAGTTGCAGGGTGCTCCTGCTCACGAATTCATTGGCACGCCACGAGCGCTTCCTCCGGGAGAGCAAGTTCCCGCTCGGCATTCCGCCGGACCAGCCCAAGCCCCAAGTTTAAGGTCCCCAGTAAAGCAAACAGCCAAAATCCAACTCGAAGAAAAATTTGGGAATTACTAAAAAATTGGGAGAAAAATTGTGCTTTTTTCGAAAGTAAAATAAAAGCTGGTGTCGGATGAACGAACAACACGAGGAAAGTAGCGAAAAATTTTGACCCCAGGAGAGCACGATTCCACCCCTAATCTGGACTGGAACTAACCGATATTCCGAACAGATTGAAACTAGGAGGGGGAACGACTGTAGTGGAACGAAGTCGGAACGAATTTACCAATAAATGAAAAGGGCCGGCAAAACCAGCAAGAAAGAATGAACAGCAGCAGCCATAGACGATGGAGAATGAAGAGCAGCAGCCACAGACGATGGGCTCCGGCTCGACGGGATTAATGGGGAAGAACCTCGAGCTGGACCGGCGAAAGCCACGAGAATCGCCGGCGTGTTCGAGGGGGGAAGCTACGAGAAATCTTTAACCTTtatctttatttcttttcaGTAAAACAaacgaggaagaaggagaagacgCCCCGTCTCGGATGATTAACAATCCGGCGGTCGCCGTCGATGTCGCTGCAGTTCCCTTGCCGGGTCGCCGGGACGGGACGGCTAGAACTGTTATCTAGCGAGTGGACTACGGCCGCGCGGGCGCCAGATCAGCAGCGCAGGtgtcctcccctctcctctctctctctactctgCAAATAGCGAAATCTTTCTTTCCCCTTTGACCCTTTCCGCCGCCGGGTCTACCCTACCAGCTtccgtcgccggccggcggcaacgTGGCGAGTGTTGACGAATGACGACGGCTCCTCGTGCGAGATTGTTGGAGGAAGCTTTTGGCTTTTGGTTTGGGGCCACGGGTTCTCTAGTCGCCTCGTCGGCACGCTGCGTGTGCTTTGGCGTGTCCGTTGAGATACGCTGGCGGCGGACGGCAAATGTGCTTGCACGGCGAGCAAGGAAGACATATGTTCTTGAGTGCCGAGGGGATACTGCTTCGTTGTATTGTAACGAAAGAACATTAccttcctcgcaaaaaaaagaaaaaagagcatTCCCTATGCCCGTACAAGtctcgtactccctccgtatcaaaatatttaaaatatttaTCGTTGTTGACTTTTTCCTCCAATGTTTGATCATTCGttatattcaaaaatttattgcaaATGTAAGAAAAGATAAGTCATGTTTAAAATACCTATGATGGTAAAGTAAGccacaaacaaaataaaaatgatccttatgtaattttttaaataagatAAATGGTCAAACGTCATGATCAAAAATCAACAGCAACAAATATTTTAATACGGAGGTATATAATTTCTAGATTTCGCATGATCAAAAATCAACAGCAACAAATATTTTAATACGGAGGTATATAATTTCTAGATTTCGCATGAGGCTATTCCAATATACTATTACACGAAGAATAAAGAGGATTACATAGAGAACACTAAGAATATTTCCCAAATTAAGCACAGGTGGTTTTAGCGAGTACTAACTTCTCGTGGAAGTATGTGTGAACCTGTTACGTTTCGAGGTGCATAAAACACATGGTTAGAAAGTTCCTCAAGTATACTTTCCAACACAACAAATGAAGCATCATTTGGAGTTTCCCATAAGAAGTAAGGCCATTTTAGTTGACACTGCACATAAATTGAGAACTCAAGGAGACTTTATGAATGCTTGAGCTTGTTAGCCTTCCATCTGGCAATGCGGTGACTTCGGTTCATACGCAGCTAGAAGAGTTGTTCATAGTATAAATATTACCTATGTGCTATAAAAGAAACAACTTTTGATCATTTAATAAACTCACATGCCTTTACACCGAGTGCCTTGCCAGTTGCCACGCATTTGTTCTTTCAACATCTTCCTAAATTTAGGAGAGATCTCTGGAACCCCTAATTTGTGCTAAAGGTTTTTCGAGCCTTTTTGTGTGGACTAGTATTAGATTGTGATTATGCGATCATTTTAGAGTCCTCAAGGTTTAGGATTTTAGTGTCTATCTCCACTTTGCTTGCTCACATCCACATGTTAAAGCTAATTATCTTAGTTGTCCACAGCTGCTTATCTTTCTTCGTCCACCTACTGCTTCCTCTGGTTCTTTTACATATCATATTATATTTACCCTAAGTCAAATTTGTCCaactttaatcaaatttataaatataATAATAATTATACTAACAAATATATGTACTATCAAAGTACATTCCATGATGAAATCAATGAAACAaatttgatattgtagatgTTGCTATATTTAcctataaatttgattaaagttGAACAAATTTGACTTAAAATAAACCTAATATGATATGtaaaaaaacataaagaatataATAAAAGATCACTCAGCCCAAAGGGTCCATCAATGTCGATGTggtaataaattaattaaagaaTGTAGGTGCTAACATTGATTGATAAGTTGCAGTGGACAGGTCCGGCCGATGATGTCCAGTCATGGTGCATCCTTTGAGAACATGATAAAAACCCTTTGTACCatctactccttccgtttcaaattactattcattttgacttctAGATATAcgatatgtctagatacgtagtgCACCTAAAAAACTTAAAACGAAcagtaatttgagacggagggagtattattttaTGGAGGTTTGAGGTGGTTCTAAAAGTAATTCAAGTAATATAttgaattctttttttcttgacGAGATATGTTGACATTTTAACTTATGCTGGCATGTTCTTTCTAGCTCTTGAGTTACTTGTGAACACTACAAGCAAGTTTGGCCCATTAAGTTTGACAAAAGCAGGCCCAGTATCCTTCTACTGACGCCTCAGGTCAAAAATTAAGGCAAAATCAAAATATATTGATGGGCCACAGGAATACCAATTTGATAGTTGCCCTTTCTCAactgcaaagtttttttttaacaaaaacaTACGGAGCAAATATTATGCGCCTTTATTGAAGAAAAACAGCAGTTACCAGGATTTGAATCCCAGTTGCTTTGCTGATCTAgctattagagcaactccaagagactgctaatcttaccctaatatttttcttagggaaaaaagagaaaaaacgaactccaaccgtccacccaaaccttccttAATTTTGAGGAGTTGCTCTTAGGCCTTGAAAAATTCAAGGATGCTCGGTCATCTCAACTGTACTCCATCAAACGCGGCCCAAGTGGTTAGATTTACACTGTAAATACCACGCATACTGCGGCCCAAGTGGTTAGATTTACACTGTAAATACCACGCATAGCTTGAGGCTTGAGCACCGATCAATCCATTCCATAAATACACCCACAATATAGCACGGTATCGCCAAAAAAACCAAGGTTTACAGCTATTACAAGCCACCCTCAATTAAAGAATGAAATAATTATGTTAAAATTGAAAGCACAATGCCGCCATAGCAAGATAACTTGATTTCCATCACAATCTCAGAAGCAGGTAATGCTCCGATGCCcgcctttttcctttttcctgtaCAAGAAGGAAGAAGCTTTCTGAGATGTCGTTCACAGTTCTAGTGAGGTTGCTGGGCTACCGAATTCCATGATAGATTAACATTTAAGTTCTCCATCTCACGTCGACTCATGTCTCATGCCATGCTTCTTCTCCGTGAATGATCTGCACCATTTGACCTCGGATTCGAGGAATGCTCCACCCCACCAATGCTTTTGGGTTCAGAAAGCCTCTTCAGCCGATCACTGAGTGATTCAGTTGTTCCACTTCTCTCTTTCTTCAACCCAGTTATGGATGGAACCGATTTACTCAGTCCATTGATACCGTTCGCTTTAGGGCTATCACTCCCTGGACCCTTCCCATTACCTCTTGTGGCAATCCTCTTTTGTCTCTCCAATTTAAGCCTCTCTAGTCGCTTTatttgctcttcttcctgcaaaTATGAAAAGTTACTAGCAATTCAAAACACGGATGGTAAAACTTGTCGATAAGATTTAGGTTATGCATAAGAATCAAACGTCTGATAAACTCacatacaaatatatatatgcCCCGGAAAGAAACCGCATGCTCTGTTTTCATAAGCATTTTCAACAAACACAAATGATCAAGTAGGCAGATTTTTCAAATTTAAAAGTAAAGGCAATGGCATGGTTCTGGAGGAAGATATATATCCTCTTTGTTTCCTGGATGTAGATTACATTGTAAGTAAAATTCATAATATTTCTGAAATATGAGAAATTATTCCAGAGTTTAAGTGCTTAACTAAGTGAAATTCTATCTACCTTACAAGAACTGCCAGCAGGTATTATTTCAGAAGCTACACTGAATTGTTTTTAAACTAATTGAACCAAATACTGCTGCCCGATACACAAATGTTGCATATCTTTCAGCCATTTCAAATGCGCAGAAGAGGAAATTGAATAAAATGTGCGATACCTGCTCTTTCTTCAGTTTCTGGAGGTCTGCTTTATATGCCCGCAGGTTCTGTGCACGTTTTTGTGCATCATTCAGCGGAGTCCTTGGAGCTGATAGCCTCCTCAATAGAGcatctttccttcttttatcCGAGCCATCCTTTGCATTCCTTAGCTTCTCTTTCTCTGCCTTTTTTACATCACCCTCAGTAACTGGCAAGACATCATCTGCTTTTGCATCTTCCACCTTCACAGTAGTCTGCATCAGCATGTGGCTTTCATAATCCATTGCTGGGTCATATCCAAATGAAACATCTTCAAATCCACGCTCTGGCACCAATTCATCCGGCTCATAGAAAAGTTGATGTCCAGCCTTTTCATCTGATGTTTTATGAATGCTAGCAGGAAGCTCAACGTCTATGTCAATGGTAGTTCTATTTTCTGCTCCAAAATTATCCTGTGAGCTGGACCTAAGAGGAATCATAAAGGACTCATCTGCCACACCATTCCTATTCTTGTCCTGATGATCAGGATTCTTGTAACGGGCCTCTGCAAGAGGATCCAACAGGCTACTTCTGTCTATATGGCTTTCCTGACCATTAATCATGAAGTCATCACCTGTCCCTCTCCTGTACCTCCCACCACCAGCTTCTATCTCCTTCATTTCACCATCAATATAGCCTCTCCCTTCGCCAGACATAACAAGTTCATCATTGGACATAACCCGGATAGCTCTAGTCCTCCCATTGGCTGAATCAAAACCAACTGTGTTACGTTCATGGACATTGCCAGAATCTCTCTCAGCCAAAAGCATAGGATCAGCAGTGTTTACATTCTTTTTCCTCCGTGATGGGGGTTCTTTTTCACCAGCAAACATGTCTGCATCACTGgaccttgttttttcttctgctCTTAACAAGAAGTTTTGGAATGCACTCCAGTTACCTTGCTCTGCATCTTGACCATTTGATGTTTCATCCTTGCTATACTCATCTCCTGAATCAGAAGTAGTTTTCCTACcctcctttttctttgaacTTGAGCTTTTATGCTTCCTTTCTCTTGATTTCGTGTGCGAATCATCACTGTCCTCAGACACATCAGAACTTGATTGCGACTCACTCTCTGATGAGCCATGCTTTTTAGATGTTACATTCACATTCTTGATAACAACTACACTAGGCTTCTTCTTTCCTGACCTCTTACTCTTTCTATGTGACTTTCGACCATGAGAACTTCCTCTTTCTGAACCGCTATGGTCACTTTCAACATCAAGAGTTTCTGGATCCTTGCTATCCGAGGAGTGCTTCCTCGAAGATTTCCTTCCAGAGTAGTGGTACCTGGGATCATCCACTGGAGGATATGGATGGTAGTATGGATTCACCCCAGGATAGAACGGCATGCCTTGCATAGCATATGGTGGGTAAACAACTCCCCCAGATGGAGGATGCATTGCCCATGGGGGATATGCTGCGTGAGTTCCCATCTGCTGGCCAGACTTCTGATCTGCAAAGTAGAAAGCAAATAATTTCTTAAAATTCAGTAGTAAAGGGGAAATTTAAGGCGCTTAAAAGAATGACAGCACATAAACTAAACACATGATTGCACAATATTTAAGTCTAATTACTATTTAAATGAACTTTTCTGAGTGCATGAAAGAACTTTCGGTTAAGAACAAGCTGGATAGGCATTGCCAACTGAAGAGAAATTACAATCCATTTCATTCTtgaacaagaaaaataggaTAGCACATCCACCTAAAAGAGGCACTAATATATGAAATGCTAATATTTAAAATTATTCATTTCCCCCCTTCTCATGACCAGAAGGCTTGAAACATAAAAGAATATTACTTTCCTTCAGTAGTACTTTCAGTAAATGCTTATAAGTAACATGCTTAGCTTATATGAAATGATATTCTTTTGGAGGGAGTACTTCCATCCAAGGTTCAAAATCGAAGTGACGTGCTTTCTTTTGGGAAATGCAACAACATATACCAGATTTAGCTGCATCCTCGCCATTTGCCTCTCCATCAACAGACCCTGATTCCATATTTTGCTTCATGTTGTCACCCATGAACACAATGCCAGATGCATTAAATGGAGGAAATTCAGAGCGTGTAGACATTGCTTCAGGTTCAACTTCAATCCATTGTCCAGTTTCATGCTTCTGCTTCCACAGTTCAACAAAATGGGAACATGCCTTCCTGTTCAATCAGCCAAATTGAGGCAGTTAGCATGCAAGATGTCTGATAAGATGTTATAGTTCGATGAAATGACTAAACTTGTGTCGTTGTACAAATTGATGAACAAGTTCAAGAGAAGTATTAAGACCGGAGCATGGAATAGTACAGTTTTCCACAGCTCATGTTTCTCATCAGAATAAACCTTATAAAACATCTGAGGTATCCACACTATCCTGACATGCTAGAATAAAAGAAGCAGATGATACAAGCGACATGGGTAGGAGCCCCAAGGTCAAGCTAAAAGCACGAAAGATATTAAGATAACTAGCTCAGTCCAGCATACAAAAACACTTGAGTAGTCTCATTATTCTTTGTTGCTTGGGAAATTTGAAAGCACAGCAATGGGTGTTTTTCAAATGCGGAGTTGCCTTGCGTTAGTATTATTCTTAGAGAGGTATTAGGGGAGGCTTCTTTGTGGTGTGCACCAGGAGCGTCCGGTCTTAGGCTGCTTGCCTTGTGTTAGCTGAGTTGTGCTGGTCGTGTTTATATTTAGCACATGGCACGTCATATGTAATTTAGTAATGGCTTGAACTGGTTCTGTAccacatttttcttctttaagaTGTGATACGTGCTTACGtagctctcctgcatattcgaGGGAAAAACACCAAGTAATTAATGGTAATGCTATACTTACATCAGACGTGAAGCACCAAAGCGCTCTGCAAATGCAATCAGGCAACCCAAGTTGTCAATGTCAAACCCAGCCGCCACAGCACGAGCGAAAGCCATAGCCTGCTCTTTTCGTAAGACAGTTTTGCGGGTTTCAAGCACTCTGAGCAGTTGAATTCTGCAATGCACGATAAAAAATGTATTTTTTAACAGCTTTCTGCAAAATACTTACAATACATATGCTGCTTCTAATAGAGATCACAATAATAGAACTCCGAATGAATAATAATGTTCTCGTACCTTTCTACATTATTAGATATCCTTAGTTCATTATTGATTTTGTAAAGTATGACTTTGTATAGCTCTATTTACGGAACTGAGCCTATTTCTTCTTATTTACAAGGCCACCTAATTCCTCCTTGGTGGTCAAGTTTTTACAGCTCTATTAGCCAAAAAATGTGAAGAGTACTAGAGAACATTCTATTAGAAAAATCAAGATGTGTAAGTACTTTGAATTTTCCTCCTGCGCTGTTGTTTCATTCTGAACTGGTGGCGTCGACCCAGGCTGTGATCAACCAAACATCTCAATCAGATTGTAGAGTTGGACCACCACATTTACAATAACAAAATATGGATCATACCTTGTAGACAACAATTGCCGTGGCTGCATCAGGATCATAATTTGCCCGACCACCTATAAGTGGACAAACAGCGTCAGGCATGTTGTAGCAATAAACAAATAGATATGACAGGGTGCAACAGGCAAGGCAAATAAAAAGATGAAACGCTCAATCCATTCCAGTCTTCCCCTAAATGTGGAACATAATACCATCCAGAATTCTCGGGTTGAGAGTATGATCCTGGTAACAGGAGATTCTACAATACCCCACTGAATAATTATATGGTTGCACAATATGCCACTGATGTGAGCTTGACATGTAGGCCcaggtcccacatgtcatcctcacATCCAATGGCATATTAGGGGAAGATAGTTAAGGCTGCCCTTCAATCAGATGACACAAATTGGCTCATCCTTCATCCCTAACATTTTGGGAGTTGAATAATTAAGTACCAACTTAATATGGTCCTTGATGTGATGTTGCATCAAACTCCATAATGACTAGATTCTAAAATAATCAGAGAGGAATGCagcttgcttttctttttggtgGCCCAATGAAATGGCATGCACTATCTATACAACATGCTCACAAAAAGCAATCAAGGTTGGTGCTATGTCATACTACCTTCATTGCTTTCAGTCAACTTTCTTCCATGGTCTTCGACCTTTCAATGGCAAAGCAAGAATATGTCATCATTGTGGGAAAACACAAGCAACAACCCATAAGCTACAATCCTCCACTTACAGATCTCAATCCAAGGTTGTCATTGCTCTGGATAGCAATGGCATCCTCAAGCTGCAGGATCTCAGACTCTAGTGTTGTGACTCGCTCAAGGACCTCCGGAGTACTCACGAAACGCACAAATCTGCAAACAAAGTTGACATAAGAATGACCCAACAGGTAATGCCAGAAGTAAATGTACTGCTGTAGAAATCTAGACGCCAACCTCTCCACAGTGCCTCTAGTAAACCATGGCGCATCGAACCCTGAGCTTGGTTCGAGCGTGATCGAGTACCCTCCCTTGGCAATCTGATCCTGTGCGGCCTTCAGGTGAGCCAGGAACGGTTTCAGCAAACCGGATGCAAACTTCTCCTTCCGGCCATTTGCTATCAGAACCAAATCGAACCTGAAAACAGTACCAGGACAACTTCCGTCAGATTGGACAAAACAGTAGAAATTGAGCAGTTATCGGGAGACCAGCAATCCCAACAAAACAGTAACAAAGATGAAATCATTTGCTCGGTCAAATCGCACACAACTCTCTTCAGTCCTGACATGGACAAAACCATCTTAGGACAGTGCAACTACACAGAACTGTTCTTCAAATGGCAAGCTTCCGAGTATACCAAACTGTAAAATGCACGGCGCATGAACCGTCACAAAGACCAAAACTTTCCAACCGCAAAATAATTGTAAAAATCAGTTCTTGCCACCATTCCAGAAACGAAAACCCAACGAAGGAACGCACGATCCACCGAATCAAAGCCGCTTCACGCGCAGATCTAGGATGCTCTCACCTGGTCCGGGTGGGGGTGAGCTGGAAGACCACCGAATCCAGCCGCGCGTCGGGCCTCATCGCTGACGCAATTCCCCACAAGAACCTCCCCTCTCCCGGCTCTGCCTCTCCTCTTTGTATCAGATCTTGAAGCCAAAAAGGGAGCACACAGAAACTGCAACAAGAACCGGCGCTTTGCTTGTGCCGGATGCTAACCTCCCCAGTGGGGGAAAAGAGGACAAGCAGAAGGGAGCGGCAAAAGCGGGGGGAGAGGCTATAAATCTCGACCAAATGCTGCCCTGGCGCGGAGCGGGGGGAAATATCCTGAGAAATTCAAGAACATGGGGTGGatgggagggagcagaggggaATGAGTAATCAATTTCCCAGTACTAAGAATTCGATGCGGTGGCAATAAATAATTCCTCGGCACAAGAACAGTGTgcgctgctgcggctgctgctctGTGTGAGCGTGAATGAGAGAGAAGGGAGTGGAGGTGGTGCTGTTGCCAGTAGTGGCATTTACTTATGGGCAGAAAACAAAATGGCTGGAAAACCATGGCTCTTTTGACTTTTAGCCCTCCGCTTTTGTTGTATTGTTGCTAGGATTAGCACTAATCCCATGCAAAGCTGGGtgctttgccaaaaaaaaaatagataacgTGGGGCTTTGCTGATGCTTGGAAGGGAGACT harbors:
- the LOC117843188 gene encoding COP1-interacting protein 7 produces the protein MRPDARLDSVVFQLTPTRTRFDLVLIANGRKEKFASGLLKPFLAHLKAAQDQIAKGGYSITLEPSSGFDAPWFTRGTVERFVRFVSTPEVLERVTTLESEILQLEDAIAIQSNDNLGLRSVEDHGRKLTESNEGGRANYDPDAATAIVVYKPGSTPPVQNETTAQEENSKIQLLRVLETRKTVLRKEQAMAFARAVAAGFDIDNLGCLIAFAERFGASRLMKACSHFVELWKQKHETGQWIEVEPEAMSTRSEFPPFNASGIVFMGDNMKQNMESGSVDGEANGEDAAKSDQKSGQQMGTHAAYPPWAMHPPSGGVVYPPYAMQGMPFYPGVNPYYHPYPPVDDPRYHYSGRKSSRKHSSDSKDPETLDVESDHSGSERGSSHGRKSHRKSKRSGKKKPSVVVIKNVNVTSKKHGSSESESQSSSDVSEDSDDSHTKSRERKHKSSSSKKKEGRKTTSDSGDEYSKDETSNGQDAEQGNWSAFQNFLLRAEEKTRSSDADMFAGEKEPPSRRKKNVNTADPMLLAERDSGNVHERNTVGFDSANGRTRAIRVMSNDELVMSGEGRGYIDGEMKEIEAGGGRYRRGTGDDFMINGQESHIDRSSLLDPLAEARYKNPDHQDKNRNGVADESFMIPLRSSSQDNFGAENRTTIDIDVELPASIHKTSDEKAGHQLFYEPDELVPERGFEDVSFGYDPAMDYESHMLMQTTVKVEDAKADDVLPVTEGDVKKAEKEKLRNAKDGSDKRRKDALLRRLSAPRTPLNDAQKRAQNLRAYKADLQKLKKEQEEEQIKRLERLKLERQKRIATRGNGKGPGSDSPKANGINGLSKSVPSITGLKKERSGTTESLSDRLKRLSEPKSIGGVEHSSNPRSNGADHSRRRSMA